The sequence GCCGATTTTGAAGCCATTACAGTAGAAGATATTGAAGAATTTTTGAATAAGGAAAAAATAGAGCTTCAAAAAGGAATGATTGTCTTGATAAAAACAGGAAGAGACAAACACATGGGAACAAAAAAATTCTTTACACACGGAACAGGAATGAGTGCAGCAGCAACAGAATGGCTTATAAAAAAAGGAATAAAAGTAATGGGAATAGACCAGTGGGGTTGGGATTTGCCCTTACCGTATTTGGTAGAAGAGGCAAAAAAGAGTAATAATTCAGAGCTGTTTTGGGAGGCTCACCTAGTAGGAATTGATTATGAATACTGCCACATGGAACAACTTACCAACCTTGATGCCTTGCCATATAGTGGATTCAAGGTAGCTGCTTTTCCACTAAAAATAAAAGGAGGTTCGGCTGCACCTGCTAGAGTTGTAGCAATGATAGAATAAAAAAAATAACTCAAAATCGCATCTTTTTCTATTTTTTGTGGTTGTATTCTACAAGATTGCTACAACAAGACAAATGGATATGTTTAAAAATTCATCAAAACTTTCTGAAAAATTAGCGAAAATTAGATTAGAAAAAGAAGTTGAAAGAGAGAATACATTTTTTCAAGATTTTTTCAAGTCTAGTTTCATCAAGTTAAAAAACTATCCTGTTTTAAATACAAATGGATTTCCCATTTATGTAGATTCCATTTCCAATGCTTCATCAAATAAGTTTATATTCAGAAGTGAAAGTATAGAATCAATAAAAAAATGTATTCAAGAAAAGGACTTGATTCAAGAGTTATTTTCTAAAGAAGATACATTACAACTTTTAGGAATAAGTCAGATGTCTGATAAGGCTGTAGAAGTAACAAATTCCAAACAGTCTATAATAAAAGCAATTGAGAGCTTTGCTGTTGGCTTTAGTTCTTATTTTAAAAATAGCCAACATGTTTTAATAATCTGTGATTTAGAAGATGAAGAAAGTAATTTTCAATATCACATTTTTCTAAAGAGAATAATACAAAAATCTGATAAAATAGAATTTCAGTATATTTTTTAAAACTATGCAAAATAATTATTATTTCATTCGTGCGCTCTCCTTAGAACTTTCTAAGCAAATTATAGGATTTGAGATTGCAACGATTTTTTCACAGAATAAAGATGAGCTACTAATCGGACTTATTGATAATGATAATCCAGAAACGGAATTTTGGATTCGTTCTACCTTTACCCCAGAACTTACTACGCTTTCTTTTCCTCAAACTTTTGCACGAGCCAAACGCAATAGCATCGACCTTTTTGATGAGATTATTGGAGCAAAAGTCACAAGTATTCGGCAGTTTAATAACGAGCGAGCTTTTGGATTAGAACTTGAAACAGAAGACGGAGAAAACAATACTTTGCTATTCAAATTATTTGGCAATCGTTCGAATATTATTTTATTTTCTCCTAATAAAGATTCAGAACTTGAAGTAGAAGCCATTTTCCAACACAAATTGCAAGCTGATTGGGAAATTGATTATGAAAACTTGGATAGAAGCCTAGACCAAGAAAAAGAAGATTTTGTAGAAAAGGGCATCAAAAAAACGTTTCCTACTTTTGGAAAAGATGTATTGAGATACATAGAGAATAAAGTAGGTGAAGATAAATCAGAAGAAAATTATTGGCAAGAGATAGAAAAACTAATTACCTATTTTGATGATGTTGATGATTTAGATTTTTATGTATTTCTGAAAAAAAATGATATAAAACTCTTTATCTTGAATCCGAATGAAGTTTTTGAAGCTCAAAAAGATGAAATACAGATTTTACATAAAACAAAAAATGCCTTAGAAGCCTGCAATCTGTTTTATATGGAATTTTCTAGGCGTTATTATCTACACAAGGAAAAAAATGCAGCTTTAAAAGCCATAGAAAAACACCATCGCCAAACGCAAAACTATATTGATAAAACATTAAAAAAGATAGAAAAAGTAGAAAATACAATGCGTTATGAGGAGTTTGGTCATATTTTGATGGCAAATCTTCATGCAGTAGAACCACGCTCAAAATCAGTAGAACTTTTTGATTTTTATACTAATGAGCAGATTACAATTCCTTTAAAAGACCACCTTTCAGCACAAAAAAATGCAGAGCTTTTTTATAGAAAAGCTAAAAATCAAAAGCTAGAAATTGATAACCTGTATCAAAATTTAGAGAAAAAGGAAGAGCAACTCAAAACACTAGAAAATCAGATTGAGGAAATAGAAAACTTTGAATCGCTAAAAGAGATGCGAAAATATTTAAAAACCAATAAAATAAAAGTCAGCAATTTTCAAGAAAACGAACCTGATGAATTACCATTCAAGGTTTTTGAATATCAAGACTTTCAGATTTTGGTGGGTAAAAATTCTAAAAACAACGACTTGCTCACTCAAAAATTTGCTTACAAGGAAGATTTGTGGCTTCATGCTCGTGGTGTAGCAGGTTCGCATGTAGTGATAAAGTACCGAGCAGGAAAGCCGTTTCCAAAATCAGTTATCGAAAAAGCTGCCAGTTTAGCTGCTTATTATTCCAAACGCAAAACCGACTCGCTTTGTCCTGTCATCGTAACACCTAAAAAATATGTCAGAAAACCAAAAGGTGCTGCACTTGGTGCCGTGGTGGTGGAAAGAGAAGAGGTTGTGATGGTTGAGCCGAAGGAGTTTTAGAATCTATATTACACTAAACAAGATAAAAATGCACCCACTCATCCAAAAAGCCATATATCACTTAAAATCTAATAATTACAGAGGATATTTTGAAGAAATGGAATTGATTGTTCCAGTTTCTATGAGTACGAAATATCAAGAACTGAAAGGCTTCTTTGTAGCAGGAATCAAAAACGAAGAATACAAAAAAGCCTTAGAAGAATTTGCTTTAGAAATAGATAAAAATTTATACAAAGGTTAATTTTATCCTACAGTTGTTTCTTCCAAATACTCCTCTCCATTTTTGACAGGAATCAAATTTTGAGCTTCTTCTTCTGTAAAAAGCCTAGATTTTACAATAAAGCGATAGCCCAAAGGAATTTCTAAGGAAAAACTAGAGCCTCTGCCTTCTGTGATGTCGATAGTGAGATGAGTGTGTTTCCAGTAATCAAATTGGTCTTGATTCATAAAAAAATCGCATCCGTGAATCGTTCCAACCCAAACATCATTTGCCCCAACCTTAAATTCTCCTTTTGCAAAACACATAGGCTGCGAGCCATCACAGCAACCTCCACTCTGATGAAACATTAGTTCTCCATTGCGCTCTCTTAACTTGTCTATTATTTCCTTCGCCTTTTCTGTGGCAACTACTCTTGGTGTGTATTCTTGTGTATTTTTCATAATTTTTTGTGTTTGATAATGTTATTTCAAGTTTAAAACTAAAATTTCTGACACATTGTTTTTTATGACAAAAAACCCTAAGAATTTTTGAAGACTCTTAGGGTTTGAAATTATTTTAGCCTCTATCTACTAAAAGAATCCTAATGCTTTCTTATCATAAGAAATAAGCATGTTTTTGTTTTGACGATAGTGAGCTAACATCATTTTATGATTTTCTCTACCAAAGCCAGACTTTTTATAACCTCCAAATGGTGCGTGAGCAGGATAATTGTGGTAACAATTTACCCAAACACGTCCAGCTTCGATAGCACGAGGAACAGTATAAAGTTCGTGAGCATCTCTTGTCCAAACACCAGCACCTAAGCCGTAAAGTGTGTCATTTGCAATTTCGATAGCTTCTTCAGTAGTTTTGAATGTTGTAACACAAACAACAGGTCCAAAGATTTCTTCTTGAAATACTCTCATTTTGTTGTGTCCTTTCAAAATAGTTGGTTGAATATAATAGCCATCTTTTAGACCATCAACATATTTGGCTGCGCCACCTGTCAAAACTTCTGCTCCTTCTTCTTTTCCAATATCTATATACGATAAGATTTTTTCGTACTGGTCTTTTGAAGCCTGCGCTCCCATCATTGTAGAATCATCTAATGGATGTCCCATTTTGATTTTTTCAGTTCTTTCGATAACTCTTTCAATGAATTTATCATAAATGTCTTCGTGAACAAGCATTCTTGACGGACACGTACATATCTCACCTTGATTTAGCGCAAACATTACTGCACCTTCCAAACACTTGTCAAAAAATTCATCATCTGCATCCATTACACTAGGGAAGAAAATATTTGGCGATTTTCCACCAAGTTCCATAGTTACAGGAATGATGTTTTCAGAAGCATATTGCATAATTAAGCGTCCTGTAGTTGTTTCACCTGTAAAGGCAACTTTTGCTACTCTTGAAGAACTAGCCAATGGTTTTCCAGCTTCTACACCAAAACCAGAAACTACATTTACTACTCCTTTAGGAAGTACATCTTTGATGAGTTCCATCAAAATCAAGATTCCGACAGGAGTTTGTTCAGCAGGTTTCATCACAACGCAACAACCAGCAGC comes from Bernardetia sp. and encodes:
- a CDS encoding cyclase family protein, giving the protein MQIIDLSKTIQYNPNDPFFMKVKIKHKAHKSAKWLIRYLGLPFNLFPKNFIGWADDTIKKMGVHSTTHLDAPWHYAPTCEGKPAKTIDQIPLEWCFGEGVVIDMKHKADFEAITVEDIEEFLNKEKIELQKGMIVLIKTGRDKHMGTKKFFTHGTGMSAAATEWLIKKGIKVMGIDQWGWDLPLPYLVEEAKKSNNSELFWEAHLVGIDYEYCHMEQLTNLDALPYSGFKVAAFPLKIKGGSAAPARVVAMIE
- a CDS encoding NFACT RNA binding domain-containing protein; translation: MQNNYYFIRALSLELSKQIIGFEIATIFSQNKDELLIGLIDNDNPETEFWIRSTFTPELTTLSFPQTFARAKRNSIDLFDEIIGAKVTSIRQFNNERAFGLELETEDGENNTLLFKLFGNRSNIILFSPNKDSELEVEAIFQHKLQADWEIDYENLDRSLDQEKEDFVEKGIKKTFPTFGKDVLRYIENKVGEDKSEENYWQEIEKLITYFDDVDDLDFYVFLKKNDIKLFILNPNEVFEAQKDEIQILHKTKNALEACNLFYMEFSRRYYLHKEKNAALKAIEKHHRQTQNYIDKTLKKIEKVENTMRYEEFGHILMANLHAVEPRSKSVELFDFYTNEQITIPLKDHLSAQKNAELFYRKAKNQKLEIDNLYQNLEKKEEQLKTLENQIEEIENFESLKEMRKYLKTNKIKVSNFQENEPDELPFKVFEYQDFQILVGKNSKNNDLLTQKFAYKEDLWLHARGVAGSHVVIKYRAGKPFPKSVIEKAASLAAYYSKRKTDSLCPVIVTPKKYVRKPKGAALGAVVVEREEVVMVEPKEF
- a CDS encoding DUF779 domain-containing protein, with amino-acid sequence MKNTQEYTPRVVATEKAKEIIDKLRERNGELMFHQSGGCCDGSQPMCFAKGEFKVGANDVWVGTIHGCDFFMNQDQFDYWKHTHLTIDITEGRGSSFSLEIPLGYRFIVKSRLFTEEEAQNLIPVKNGEEYLEETTVG
- a CDS encoding aldehyde dehydrogenase family protein, with the protein product MEATKTSDKLAFPKFKERYDNFINGEWTSPIKGEYFDNTSPVTGSSITKIARSTKEDVELALDAAHEAFKTWSKTSATERSNILLKIADIMEENLEFLAKVETVDNGKAVRETKAADLPLAIDHFRYFAGVIRAEEGSVAELDQNTVSINVDEPLGVVGQIIPWNFPLLMATWKLAPALAAGCCVVMKPAEQTPVGILILMELIKDVLPKGVVNVVSGFGVEAGKPLASSSRVAKVAFTGETTTGRLIMQYASENIIPVTMELGGKSPNIFFPSVMDADDEFFDKCLEGAVMFALNQGEICTCPSRMLVHEDIYDKFIERVIERTEKIKMGHPLDDSTMMGAQASKDQYEKILSYIDIGKEEGAEVLTGGAAKYVDGLKDGYYIQPTILKGHNKMRVFQEEIFGPVVCVTTFKTTEEAIEIANDTLYGLGAGVWTRDAHELYTVPRAIEAGRVWVNCYHNYPAHAPFGGYKKSGFGRENHKMMLAHYRQNKNMLISYDKKALGFF